The following coding sequences are from one Zalophus californianus isolate mZalCal1 chromosome 5, mZalCal1.pri.v2, whole genome shotgun sequence window:
- the LOC118357016 gene encoding 40S ribosomal protein S24 — MNDTVTIRTRKFMTNRLLQRKQMVIDVLHPGKATVPKTEIREKLAKMYKTTPDVIFVFGFRTHFGGGKTTGFGMIYDSLDYAKKNEPKHRLARHGLYEKKKTSRKQRKERKNRMKKVRGTAKANVGAGKKK; from the coding sequence ATGaacgacacagtaactatccggaccaggaagttcatgactaaccgactacttcagcggaaacagatggtcattgatgttcttcaccctggaaaggcaacggtacctaagacagaaattcgggaaaaactagccaaaatgtacaagaccacaccagatgtcatatttgtgtttggattcagaacccattttggtggtggcaagacaaccggctttggcatgatttatgattctttggattatgcaaagaaaaatgaacccaaacacagacttgcaagacatggcctgtatgagaagaaaaagacatcaagaaaacagcgaaaggaacgtaagaacagaatgaagaaagtcagggggactgcaaaagccaacgttggtgctggcaaaaagaagtga